One window of Oncorhynchus masou masou isolate Uvic2021 chromosome 33, UVic_Omas_1.1, whole genome shotgun sequence genomic DNA carries:
- the rnf114 gene encoding E3 ubiquitin-protein ligase RNF114, whose amino-acid sequence MAMLGSFSSAQQKKNVSGGDRDVTEFLCPVCLEIFDSPVTTHCGHTFCQSCLQACLRPQKPVCAVCRAALGHWAKATDLDALIHTSVASCKGCGAQVGLSQMRGHTAACSKYQEYIEEGVRTTAQTQPNIIGPLPNRFTFSCPYCNCQNLDQDGLVEHCTSQHARDTRHVVCPICASMPWGDPNYRSADFFQHLKIRHTFSYDTFVDYSTDEHTMIQEALQRSLMEN is encoded by the exons atggcGATGCTAGGATCCTTTAGCTCTGCACAGCAGAAGAAAAATGTTTCTGGAGGCGACAGGGACGTGACAGAGTTCCTCTGCCCGGTTTGTCTGGAGATTTTTGATAGCCCtgtcacaacacactgtggacaTAC gtTTTGTCAAAGTTGTCTGCAGGCGTGCCTGCGGCCTCAAAAGCCAGTGTGTGCCGTGTGCAGGGCAGCACTGGGTCACTGGGCCAAAGCCACTGACCTAGATGCCCTCATACACACCTCTGTGGCGTCCTGCAAGGGCTGTGGCGcacag GTTGGCCTGTCCCAAATGAGAGGCCACACGGCAGCCTGCTCCAAGTATCAGGAGTACATTGAGGAGGGGGTCAGGACCACTGCCCAGACCCAGCCTAACATTATCGG cCCTTTGCCGAATCGCTTCACCTTCTCCTGCCCGTACTGTAACTGCCAGAACCTTGACCAGGACGGCCTGGTGGAGCACTGCACTTCCCAGCATGCCCGGGACACGCGCCACGTG GTGTGTCCTATCTGTGCCTCTATGCCTTGGGGAGACCCTAACTACAGGAGCGCTGACTTCTTCCAGCACCTCAAGATTAGACACACCTTCTCTTACGACACCTTTGTC gACTACTCCACAGACGAACACACTATGATCCAGGAGGCTCTACAACGCTCCCTCATGGAGAACTGA